A window from Drosophila kikkawai strain 14028-0561.14 chromosome 2L, DkikHiC1v2, whole genome shotgun sequence encodes these proteins:
- the Cyp310a1 gene encoding probable cytochrome P450 310a1 yields MWLLLPILLYTAIFLFVRHIYSHWRRRGFPSEKAGISWSFLHQAYRREFRHVEAICEAYQSGRERLLGIYCFFRPVLLVRSVELAQTILQQSNGHFNELKWDYIKGYRRFNLLEKLAPMFGSKRLNEMFGQVQKVGDHLVQHLMDMEQAQGGVLETDLQQILRVYSINIIGNLIYGLDINNFEQKDHIFTSYLKQSQVTIQSFTLGRLPQKSSFTYRLRDLIKQSVELREDHGLIRKDILQLLVRFRNGNELSGDKWQLEMNNDQEKFVSIKRLAKVAEDLLKISLDAVASTITLTLFEILQEPLIVEKLQAEIKELSIENGELKFEQLEGLKYMDMCLKETVRKYPPLPIIERVCRKSYSLPNSKYTIDEGKTLMIPLLAIHRDEKYFSEPLKYKPIRFLHSSKMEDNLDQFPEKSKNHAFIGFGMGGAQCVGQNFAKLVIKVALIKLLHNFHLELDANLAEAMEVTHQPAPFIHTKDGLKVRLKRREINPKHYH; encoded by the exons atgtggctgctgctgcctatTCTGCTCTACACGGCGATCTTCCTCTTCGTTCGGCACATTTACAGCCACTGGCGACGCAGGGGATTCCCCTCGGAAAAGGCCGGCATCTCGTGGAGTTTCCTGCATCAGGCCTATCGCCGGGAATTCCGGCACGTGGAGGCCATCTGCGAGGCCTATCAGTCCGGTAGGGAGCGGCTGCTAGGTATCTATTGCTTCTTTAGGCCGGTACTGCTCGTTCGAAGCGTGGAGCTGGCCCAGACCATATTGCAGCAATCGAATGGCCACTTTAACGAACTCAAGTGGGACTATATCAAGGGTTATCGCAGGTTCAATCTGCTGGAGAAGCTGGCACCCATGTTTGGGTCTAAGAGATTAAATGAGATGTTCGGGCAGGTACAAAAAGTGGGTGATCATTTGGTTCAGCACTTGATGGACATGGAACAGGCGCAAGGTGGTGTTTTGGAAACGGATTTGCAGCAGATACTGAGAGT TTATTCCATCAACATCATAGGCAATCTCATTTACGGCCTGGATATCAACAACTTTGAGCAAAAGGATCACATTTTCACTAGTTATCTAAAGCAGAGTCAGGTCACTATACAATCCTT CACTTTGGGACGCCTGCCCCAGAAATCATCGTTTACCTACCGCCTCAGGGATCTCATTAAGCAGAGCGTGGAACTACGAGAGGATCATGGACTGATACGCAAGGATATACTACAATTACTAGTTAGATTTAGGAATGGCAATGAACTAAGTGGTGACAAGTGGCAGCTGGAAATGAATAATG ACCAAGAGAAATTTGTGTCTATCAAACGTTTGGCCAAAGTGGCTGAGGATCTCCTTAAAATATCTCTAGATGCAGTGGCTTCTACTATAACCCTTACACTCTTTGAAATCCTGCAAGAACCCTTGATTGTGGAGAAACTCCAAGCGGAAATCAAGGAGCTAAGCATTGAGAATGGTGAGCTGAAGTTTGAGCAGCTAGAAGGACTTAAATATATGGATATGTGCTTAAAAG AAACTGTACGCAAATATCCGCCTTTGCCCATCATCGAACGCGTTTGCCGCAAGAGTTACTCGCTGCCCAACAGCAAGTATACCATAGACGAGGGCAAGACATTGATGATTCCTCTGCTGGCCATACACAGAGATGAAAAGTATTTCAGTGAACCTCTGAAATATAAACCCATACGGTTCCTGCATTCCTCCAAAATGGAAGATAATTTGGATCAATTTCCCGAGAAGAGCAAGAACCATGCCTTTATAGGTTTTGGCATGGGAGGAGCGCAGTGTGTGG GTCAAAACTTTGCCAAGCTGGTAATTAAGGTGGCGCTGATCAAACTTCTGCACAACTTCCACCTGGAATTGGATGCCAACCTGGCCGAGGCCATGGAAGTAACGCATCAACCTGCCCCCTTTATACACACAAAAGACGGGCTGAAAGTCAGGTTGAAGAGACGCGAAATAAACCCAAAACATTATCACTAA